A stretch of the Clarias gariepinus isolate MV-2021 ecotype Netherlands chromosome 26, CGAR_prim_01v2, whole genome shotgun sequence genome encodes the following:
- the si:dkey-197c15.6 gene encoding putative nuclease HARBI1, translated as MAYAGAVWLAVQEDLYRGVCREPAPKVLTTTTGSSSNNTEPRDTHQLRRGSVSRLEIFDDYFLSQCFHFPRQCLTFIVDCIKARMKKDVFRPNGDATLIEAMTLAALYYYAHGFLSRKIADALGLDYASASDAINTVSKVLEDMSPDFITFPRTYDDRMGVAQGFKCISGIPNVVGVLGWLHVQVNPTSNEANLFLNTRGYHSVMVQIISDIDGNLLSVEQCRPGGTKEQEVWESSNIYQEFNRLQHGQTWVLGGKGLCKAKHVLSPVESSRIETNAARRFNTAHSEVWKSIQHILGCLKTCFRCLHTLGAARVGNLKPVARIVTACCVLHNISKKFSVPLPSNLVLEHLPPDLETRQEEHGKFVDTEEAVEDMIEMCFGNSGDEEEQKEIRNIKDIKKKHQQNGASSKDYYSHKNLSKS; from the exons ATGGCTTACGCTGGGGCTGTATGGCTCGCTGTGCAGGAGGATTTATACAGAGGTGTGTGTAGAGAACCCGCTCCTAAAGTTCTAACCACCACCACCGGCAGCAGCAGCAATAACACGGAGCCCCGCGACACACACCAGCTCCGCCGCGGGTCAGTAAGTCGCCTGGAGATTTTCGATGACTACTTTTTGTCGCAGTGTTTTCATTTCCCTCGCCAGTGTCTCACGTTTATTGTGGACTGCATTAAAGCGCGCATGAAAAAGGATGTGTTTCGACCCAACGGCGACGCCACTTTGATTGAAGCAATGACACTCGCGGCACTTTATTACTACGCTCACGGGTTTCTCTCTAGGAAAATAGCAGACGCGTTGGGATTGGATTACGCGAGCGCAAGCGATGCCATTAACACCGTGTCCAAGGTCTTGGAGGACATGTCCCCCGACTTCATCACTTTCCCTCGTACTTACGACGACCGCATGGGCGTTGCACAAGGGTTTAAGTGCATAAGTGGCATTCCGAATGTGGTCGGGGTTTTGGGTTGGTTACATGTCCAGGTGAACCCTACATCAAATGAAGCGAATCTCTTCCTCAACACCAGGGGGTACCATTCAGTAATGGTGCAGATCATAAGTGATATTGATGGAAATCTACTGAGTGTGGAGCAGTGTCGTCCTGGGGGGACAAAGGAACAGGAAGTTTGGGAAAGCTCAAACATTTATCAGGAATTTAACAGACTTCAGCATGGACAGACCTGGGTCCTAG GTGGTAAAGGTTTGTGTAAAGCTAAACATGTGCTAAGCCCTGTAGAAAGCTCCAGGATCGAGACCAATGCCGCCAGACGCTTCAACACAGCCCATTCTGAGGTTTGGAAATCCATTCAGCACATCCTTGGCTGTCTGAAAACCTGCTTCCGGTGCTTGCACACTCTCGGGGCTGCAAGAGTTGGTAATCTCAAGCCCGTAGCTCGCATTGTCACTGCTTGTTGTGTTCTCCACAACATCTCTAAAAAGTTTTCAGTACCATTACCTAGCAATTTGGTTCTGGAGCATTTACCCCCAGATTTAGAGACGAGACAAGAGGAACATGGGAAGTTTGTTGACACAGAAGAGGCAGTAGAGGACATGATAGAGATGTGTTTTGGGAATTCTGGGGATGAAGaggaacaaaaagaaataagaaacatCAAGGACATTAAGAAGAAGCACCAACAAAATGGTGCTTCGTCTAAAGATTATTATTCCCACAAGAACCTTTCTAAATCTTGA
- the zgc:101569 gene encoding enoyl-CoA hydratase EchA19, which translates to MFINKCPRPSFLINCFLHGNAISKQTVRHVRYFVDAGKRFRSSTSTSQEHRTPGQTVVTEKRGPVLTVGINRPEARNAVNQETAQRLLEEFLAFDQDDTLNVAVLHGIGGNFCAGYDLKQLSQDADAIALEPNVTQGPAPMGPSRLKLSKPLIAAVSGYAVAGGMELSLIADLRVVETSAIMGVFCRRFGVPLIDGGTVRLPQLIGLSRALDLILTGRPVGSQEALAFGLANRVVPDGQGLQVAVELAEQISSFPQLCLRADRNSAYHATFDSTSFTQAMQYETDNGLPVINVEAVPGATRFSSGIGRGGKFF; encoded by the exons ATGTTCATTAATAAGTGTCCTCGTCCATCGTTTCTGATTA ATTGTTTCCTGCACGGAAATGCCATCAGTAAACAAACTGTGCGACATGTGCGGTATTTTGTGGACGCAGGAAAGCGGTTCAGGAGCTCCACGAGCACTTCTCAAGAGCACCGTACCCCAG GTCAGACCGTGGTCACTGAAAAGCGAGGTCCAGTGCTTACTGTGGGGATTAATAGGCCAGAGGCGCGTAATGCTGTAAACCAGGAGACCGCCCAACGGCTATTAGAAGAGTTCTTAGCCTTTGACCAGGATGACACCTTGAATGTAGCTGTGCTACATGGAATAG GAGGGAATTTTTGTGCTGGTTATGATCTTAAACAACTTTCCCAGGATGCGGATGCCATTGCACTGGAGCCAAATGTTACCCAAGGTCCTGCTCCAATG GGTCCCTCCCGCCTAAAGCTGTCAAAGCCACTGATTGCAGCAGTGAGTGGTTATGCTGTGGCAGGGGGGATGGAATTGTCCCTGATAGCTGATCTCAGGGTTGTGGAAACCAGTGCCATTATGGGGGTTTTCTGCCGCAGATTTG GTGTGCCTCTGATTGATGGTGGGACGGTGCGGCTGCCACAATTAATTGGTTTGTCTCGAGCTCTGGACCTTATTTTGACTGGAAGACCTGTAGGATCTCAGGAGGCACTGGCATTTGGACTAGCAAACAGAGTGGTGCCAGATGGACAAG gcttACAGGTAGCTGTGGAGCTTGCTGAGCAGATAAGCTCCTTTCCCCAGCTCTGTCTTCGTGCTGACCGCAACTCTGCCTATCATGCGACTTTTGACTCCACCTCATTCACACAGGCCATGCAGTATGAGACTGACAATGGTCTGCCAGTAATCAACGTTGAAGCTGTTCCTGGGGCAACCAGGTTTAGCTCTGGCATTGGAAGAGGTGGAAAGTTCTTTTGA